The following coding sequences lie in one Polluticoccus soli genomic window:
- a CDS encoding T9SS type A sorting domain-containing protein, whose translation MRSFFSNLFALIAGFLFALLPVFSNAQVAIFQKTYGIRDSSEGAVTCHTLSNGDYLLTGSCDKLNKGAFALRLTALGDTLWYRQYDSPLREYFEKSTPTSDGGLLGVGSFSNSIYRGFAVKLDSLGAISWANEYAYTNIFANSNSLLTVLGTKDSCYVMAGHIYDYNNNNGYEIYVLKVNPMGDTVWTTRLGGPGEDIIRDLCELSDGSIIMAGYTDDPDTTNKDMLLVKLSPTGKLNWAKAIGPASNEDNFDGASTVAATYDGGIIMAGHSNYNFGKNEVVLVKADSSGTIQWSHRYGSPNDEEVCDLQQAPDSGFVIAGIWYKSNNDYGQAWGVKTNADGSLAWAKLYNPDSLDAEFLSVSIAKDNGYLFAGSKRDKTFDRDIYLVKTDKAGNSSCFDSVANTTSSPVAMKSQPENLVEQPTNIEAIPIYLFQSRDTLAINTYCTSLRIVEAGQVDEKISIYPNPAADRINIAGSEPLLDGCIVELYDLSGRMIFQQQYHSSSKQGNLTIDCSHYLNGIYMLRLQTPKASFTRKILIER comes from the coding sequence ATGAGATCTTTTTTTTCCAACCTGTTTGCATTAATAGCAGGTTTCCTATTTGCGCTTCTGCCGGTATTTTCAAATGCCCAGGTCGCTATTTTTCAGAAGACTTATGGTATCCGGGATAGTTCAGAAGGAGCTGTCACTTGTCATACGCTGTCGAATGGAGACTACCTGTTGACAGGGAGTTGCGATAAGCTAAACAAAGGCGCTTTTGCATTGAGACTTACTGCTCTGGGAGACACCCTTTGGTACCGGCAGTATGATTCCCCCCTCAGGGAATACTTTGAGAAAAGCACGCCCACCAGTGACGGCGGCCTTCTCGGTGTGGGTTCATTCAGCAATAGCATATATCGTGGATTTGCCGTTAAGCTTGATTCATTGGGGGCTATTAGTTGGGCTAATGAGTATGCTTATACTAATATTTTCGCTAACAGCAACTCATTGCTAACCGTGCTGGGGACAAAAGACAGTTGCTATGTGATGGCGGGCCATATATATGACTATAACAATAACAACGGCTATGAGATCTATGTATTAAAGGTCAACCCCATGGGCGATACCGTTTGGACCACGCGGCTTGGCGGGCCGGGGGAGGATATCATCCGCGATCTGTGTGAGTTGAGCGATGGCAGTATTATCATGGCTGGCTACACAGATGATCCTGATACCACTAATAAGGATATGTTATTGGTAAAGCTGTCGCCGACCGGAAAGTTAAACTGGGCGAAGGCGATAGGCCCTGCATCTAATGAAGACAACTTCGATGGGGCGAGTACCGTGGCTGCTACATATGACGGCGGTATTATTATGGCGGGTCATAGTAATTATAACTTTGGCAAGAATGAGGTCGTTTTGGTGAAAGCTGATTCTTCCGGAACAATACAATGGAGCCATAGATATGGCAGCCCCAATGATGAGGAAGTTTGTGATCTGCAGCAGGCGCCCGATTCGGGGTTCGTTATAGCGGGGATCTGGTACAAATCGAACAATGATTACGGCCAGGCCTGGGGTGTAAAAACAAATGCAGATGGAAGCCTCGCATGGGCGAAACTGTATAATCCCGATAGTCTTGACGCCGAGTTCCTTTCTGTCAGTATTGCGAAGGATAATGGCTACCTGTTCGCGGGCTCGAAACGGGATAAAACGTTTGACAGGGATATTTACCTGGTAAAGACCGACAAAGCTGGTAACAGCAGCTGCTTTGATTCTGTCGCAAACACCACTTCGAGCCCTGTTGCCATGAAAAGCCAGCCTGAAAACCTTGTGGAGCAACCTACCAATATTGAAGCAATACCTATTTATCTTTTTCAAAGTCGGGACACGCTGGCCATTAATACTTATTGCACGTCTTTGCGAATTGTGGAGGCTGGGCAGGTTGACGAAAAAATCTCGATATATCCCAACCCCGCTGCCGATCGCATAAATATTGCTGGATCCGAACCTCTGCTTGATGGCTGCATCGTCGAACTATATGACCTATCGGGCCGGATGATATTTCAACAGCAGTATCACTCTTCATCTAAACAAGGCAATCTAACCATAGATTGCAGTCATTACCTGAACGGAATTTACATGCTCAGGTTGCAAACGCCTAAAGCTAGTTTTACCAGGAAAATATTGATTGAGCGGTAA
- a CDS encoding SecDF P1 head subdomain-containing protein: MKTPAAITSVLLLISILACNEPGSLANNAELKPLRQADSFFSTGWYRLADNGRKMTLDRDTAVYFIDPQPIVIARDIAETEIYVSDEGDTCLALMLDDDGAERWAEATEKLVGQKVALIINNRLVFTPEVVSRIDGGASALNNGVYSEKELKEFKAQIDRERESK, encoded by the coding sequence ATGAAAACACCCGCTGCTATCACATCTGTTCTTCTGCTCATTTCTATACTGGCTTGTAACGAGCCAGGCAGCCTGGCCAACAACGCAGAGCTTAAACCACTACGACAAGCCGATTCGTTTTTTTCAACCGGGTGGTACCGTCTTGCCGACAACGGACGGAAGATGACCCTGGACCGTGATACAGCGGTGTATTTTATCGATCCGCAGCCTATTGTTATTGCCCGGGATATTGCAGAGACCGAGATATACGTGAGCGATGAAGGGGACACCTGCCTGGCGCTGATGCTTGACGATGACGGCGCGGAACGATGGGCAGAAGCAACTGAGAAGCTGGTAGGCCAAAAAGTAGCGCTGATCATCAACAACCGGTTAGTGTTTACCCCTGAGGTGGTGAGCCGGATAGATGGCGGTGCTAGTGCGCTAAACAACGGCGTATATTCAGAAAAAGAACTCAAGGAATTCAAGGCACAGATAGACAGGGAGCGGGAGAGCAAATAG
- a CDS encoding CsbD family protein, with product MDKLTFKGRWNELRGKLKQASASLTDNDLRYEEGKEEELIGRIQQRLGKTREQTIKWLEDLDKGGSSSDRFGSDRGSGSERGR from the coding sequence ATGGACAAACTGACGTTTAAAGGCCGCTGGAACGAGTTGCGCGGTAAACTCAAACAAGCAAGTGCATCTCTTACCGATAACGATCTGCGTTATGAAGAGGGCAAAGAAGAAGAGCTCATCGGTCGTATTCAGCAGCGCCTTGGTAAAACCCGCGAACAAACCATTAAATGGCTGGAAGACCTTGACAAAGGTGGCAGTAGCTCAGACAGGTTTGGTTCAGACCGCGGTTCAGGTTCAGAAAGAGGTCGCTAA